A stretch of Equus caballus isolate H_3958 breed thoroughbred chromosome 11, TB-T2T, whole genome shotgun sequence DNA encodes these proteins:
- the SHBG gene encoding LOW QUALITY PROTEIN: sex hormone-binding globulin (The sequence of the model RefSeq protein was modified relative to this genomic sequence to represent the inferred CDS: inserted 5 bases in 4 codons; substituted 2 bases at 2 genomic stop codons), with protein sequence MESRGPLATLPQWLPLLLLLLLPLPHSPQGLALRXFLPTQRTQDPPAVHLSNDPGQKPVTIMTYNLSEITXTSSSFESRTRDPEGMIIYGDTNPKDDWFGLGLRDGRSEIXVPSQRAQLTVGAGPRQDDGRWYQVDVKILGDSVLLGVGGEEVLXAGQVSGPLANKPQPIMRIAXGGLLLPASNLQLPAQTSASAPTSLRTCAVESHPXIFFPPGTCAEFSFQDIPKPHAETWAFSLDLGLQLAAGSSHFLALGSPENPSWLSFHLQDQKVVLSSRLGPGLDPPLVLGLPLQLKLAVSRVVLNQGPKKEILVLLPLGVSSLLNLWLQLQGCLFLGTFPGEDSSASFCLDSLWAQGQRLDMDRALSRSQDIRLRA encoded by the exons ATGGAGAGCAGAGGCCCACTGGCCACATTGCCTCAGtggctgccgctgctgctgctgctgctgctaccacTGCCTCACAGCCCCCagggactggccctga taTTTCTTCCTACCCAG agGACCCAGGACCCTCCTGCTGTGCACCTCAGCAATGACCCAGGACAAAAGCCTGTCACCATCATGACCTATAACCTTTCTGAGATCACATA AACCTCCTCCTCCTTTGAGTCTCGAACTAGAGATCCAGAAGGAATGATTATCTATGGTGATACCAACCCAAAGGATGACTGGTTTGGGCTGGGACTTCGGGATGGCAGGTCTGAGATCTAAGTGCCCAGTCAGCGAGCCCAGCTTACAGTGGGCGCTGGACCCCGGCAGGACGATGGGAGGTGGTAC cAGGTGGATGTGAAAATCCTTGGGGACTCAGTGCTGCTGGgcgtgggtggggaggaggtgct TGCTGGACAGGTCTCTGGGCCTCTGGCCAACAAACCCCAGCCCATCATGAGGATTG CTGGGGGGCTGCTACTCCCTGCCTCCAACCTCCAGTTGCCG GCCCAGACCTCAGCGTCTGCCCCCACTAGCCTCAGAACCTGTGCTGTAGAGTCCCATC AGATATTCTTCCCTCCAGGGACTTGTGCAGAGTTCAGTTTCCAAG ACATTCCCAAGCCTCATGCAGAGACTTGGGCCTTCTCTCTGGACCTGGGACTCCAGCTGGCAGCAGGCTCCAGCCACTTCCTTGCCCTTGGGAGTCCAGAAAATCCTTCTTGGCTCAGCTTTCACCTCCAAGATCAA AAGGTGGTCCTGTCTTCTAGGTTGGGGCCAGGGCTGGATCCGCCCCTGGTCTTGGGACTCCCTCTTCAGCTGAAGCTGGCTGTGTCCAGGGTGGTCTTGAACCAGGGGCCGAAGAAGGAGATCCTTGTTCTGCTCCCCTTGGGCGTTAGCTCCCTACTCAACCTCTGGCTCCAGCTGCAGGGGTGTCTCTTCCTGGGGACTTTTCCAG GAGAGGactcttctgcttccttttgcTTGGACAGCCTCTGGGCACAAGGCCAGAGGCTGGACATGGACCGGGCCCTGAGCAGAAGCCAAGACATCCGACTCAGAGCCTAG
- the SAT2 gene encoding thialysine N-epsilon-acetyltransferase translates to MASVRIREAKEGDCGSILRLIRELAEYEKLSDQVKITEEALRADGFGENPFYHCLVAEILPAPGQPQGPCVVGYGLYYFIYSTWTGRNVYLEDIYVKPEYRGQGIGSKIIRKVAEVALDKGCSQFRLAVLDWNKRAMDLYKALGAQDLTEAEGWHSFRFEREAMRELAGK, encoded by the exons ATGGCTTCCGTGCGGATCCGAGAGGCCAAGGAGGGAGACTGTGGAAGTATCCTGAGGCTGATTCGG GAGCTAGCTGAATACGAGAAACTCTCGGATCAGGTGAAGATCACTGAAGAAG CCCTGAGAGCAGATGGCTTTGGAGAGAATCCTTTCTATCACTGTTTGGTAGCAGAAATTCTTCCCGCCCCCGGGCAGCCACAGG ggccCTGTGTGGTGGGCTATGGACTATATTATTTCATCTACAGCACGTGGACGGGACGCAACGTTTATCTGGAAGACATCTATGTGAAGCCGGAGTATCGGG GTCAGGGGATTGGTTCCAAAATCATCAGAAAGGTGGCCGAG GTGGCCCTGGATAAGGGCTGCTCCCAGTTCCGCTTGGCAGTCCTGGACTGGAACAAGAGGGCCATGGACTTGTACAAGGCCCTAGGAGCCCAAGATCTGACTGAAGCTGAGGGCTGGCACTCCTTTCGCTTTGAAAGGGAGGCCATGAGGGAGTTGGCAGGAAAGTGA